The Roseovarius indicus genome has a segment encoding these proteins:
- a CDS encoding arsenate reductase family protein, translating to MILYGLKTCDTCRKALKSLPDAEFRDVRADGVPGEVLESAHARFGASLLNTRSTTWRGLSEAERAGDPLSLLAAHPTLMKRPLIVDGGEMHLGWGRDVQAALLG from the coding sequence ATGATACTATATGGCTTGAAGACCTGCGATACCTGCCGCAAGGCGTTGAAATCCCTGCCGGATGCCGAGTTTCGCGACGTTCGGGCGGATGGCGTGCCCGGGGAGGTGCTGGAATCGGCGCATGCGCGGTTCGGCGCGTCTTTGCTCAACACGCGCTCGACCACGTGGCGGGGTTTGAGCGAGGCCGAGCGCGCCGGCGACCCGCTGAGCCTGCTGGCCGCGCATCCGACGCTGATGAAGCGGCCGCTGATCGTGGACGGCGGCGAGATGCACCTGGGCTGGGGGCGTGACGTGCAGGCGGCGCTTCTTGGATAA
- a CDS encoding cold-shock protein, giving the protein MPTGTVKWFNTTKGYGFIAPDEGGKDVFVHISAVERSGLTGLADNQKVGYELQDGRDGRQMAGELKLL; this is encoded by the coding sequence ATGCCGACCGGCACCGTAAAATGGTTCAACACCACCAAGGGCTACGGGTTCATTGCACCCGACGAAGGCGGAAAGGATGTATTTGTGCACATCTCGGCCGTCGAACGCTCGGGCCTGACCGGCCTCGCCGACAACCAGAAGGTTGGCTACGAGTTGCAGGACGGGCGCGACGGGCGCCAGATGGCGGGCGAGCTCAAGCTGCTCTGA